TTTTGAGTTTCAAGGTCTTTTATTTCATGAAGATAATCGTGATTGGTCTTTTTGGGCTTCCAAACAATACAATTGCTTTCTTCGAGGCTGTGTATTTTCTGTAGGAAATGCCAGCGAATGGCAGCTCGGTAATTTTCTTCTTTTTCTCTTACGGCAATCTGTTTTGAGAAATCAATAGAGTGAATATCCTCTATTTCTTCTTCTTCGTGATATACTTTGCTATTGTTTTTATCTCTAGAAAAAACAGCAAAACCACCGTTGTTTATTAATTTATAGAGTATAAATAGAAGAGCAATACAAAATACAATGATTAAAAGCCATTTTAAAAGGGTACGAAATTTTGCAAGAAAATCAAAATTGGGATCAAGATCAATGGAGTTATTTTTTTCTTTTTTCTTTTCTTTTTCTTCTTCGTACTCAAATTCTTTTCCTTCATATCTTTTCCCAATCCAGGAGTCATGAATTTTTCTGGCTTTTGAGAAAGGCGTATCCACCTCATTATTTTCTAATTGAATAAACGAGGTTTCATAAGTATCCAAGGTATTTGCAAAATTCATTTGAATACCAAAGAGGAAGAATAAAATAAT
This is a stretch of genomic DNA from Flavobacteriales bacterium. It encodes these proteins:
- a CDS encoding DUF4129 domain-containing protein; this encodes MKQPLYIILFFLFGIQMNFANTLDTYETSFIQLENNEVDTPFSKARKIHDSWIGKRYEGKEFEYEEEKEKKKEKNNSIDLDPNFDFLAKFRTLLKWLLIIVFCIALLFILYKLINNGGFAVFSRDKNNSKVYHEEEEIEDIHSIDFSKQIAVREKEENYRAAIRWHFLQKIHSLEESNCIVWKPKKTNHDYLHEIKDLETQKAFREIVRIYNHFWFGEYPVDSEDYQKIKRLFQNFQPAKEIQK